Genomic window (Arcobacter aquimarinus):
TTTGAATATCTTAGATTTTCTAAAAATTTGAATAATTTTTCATCAAAAATATCACTAACACTATTTATTCCACCAACAATAATAACAACATCAATTAAATCACTTGGTATTGAAGTTGTTTCAATATCTTGATATAAAACAGTATTTATGATATTTATTCCTGAATTATAAGCAATATTTGTTGCAAATTTTAAAGAAAAAGAGTTTGTAATTCCAATAATTAACGTTGTTAATCCACCATTTGCAGAAGAACAAATAAATACTTCATCTTTTTTGAATTTTGAGATTGTATCACCACATTTAGAAGTTAAATCATCAAAAATATCTTTATTGAAATCTCTAAAATGTTGTTCTACATTTCCATTTGCACAAGTTTTAAAATATGTACTTCCCACATCTATTAATAATTTATTTTCTACCATTGCATAATTCCTATATCATGAATAATATCAGTTACTATTGACGAAGCATCTTTATTTAAATCACATTTTGATTTTTCATATTCAAAACATCTCTCACTTATTGGAAGATTTCCTCTTTTTATGATTCTGATATTTTTATTTTTATCTCTTACTGTTACTACTTCATTATGATTTATAATATGTGGAGAGTATGGAACATCAATAATTCCAGCTTTTATAGAGTTAAATACTTTTCTCCATAAAGTGTCTGCTTTATCGTTAAATACAGCTTCCATGATACTTTTTACTTCTTCTGTTAAGATTTCTTCTTCCATTTCATCAGTAATATCAGGAATACCATGTAACATTCTTAGTGTATATTGAGTATTTGCAACTGTTTTTGCATTTGATTCTCGTGTTGGAATACCAAATGCTTCATCCCTTGTTTTTGTAATAATTTTATCAGCTTTTACCATCATAGCAATTACTGTTGAAGTATTTATTAGTGATTCTGAGAAATCTTTATTTGATGGAAATGCTCCCATCCATTGATGATAAACTAAATTTATTCTAGCATCACCACAACCAATCTGTTCTGCATAAACTTTTGCCATTTTTCTAAGAACTTTAGCTGTTACAATATCTTGAATCATAGAACCTGTTTGTGAAAATGAAACAGAGAATGATTTTACTCCTTCTTCAAGTGATAAAAGCATTTCACAAAGTTGAATAACTATTGTTACACAAGGAGGAACTAACGTTGCAGTTAATGGACCAAAAGACTCTCTGTTTATTGGCTCATTTAGTTTTGAGTAGTTAGCACAAACTCTTTCAACATATTTCCAATACATAAAAGCTTTATCAAGTGGAAAGTTTTTTGAATATGGTAAAAGATAAGTAATCGGTCCACCTTCAATCTCGAAAATACCAGAAGCTAATGCTGTTTCTATTAATAATCTTGCATCAGGAGTTCCATGTCGTAAAGAAATTGGTTTATCAAAATGAGTCATCATTTTTCTAGTTGTTCTATAACCATGATTTACAAGTGGATAACCATTTAGCATATCAACTTCATTTTCTTCAGAAAGTTTTAGCATCTTAGCACTTGTTGCATAGTCATTTAATCTTGTATTAGAGTCAATAGTACATGGTAATACATCAACATCAGCACCAACGAAAAATTCATATAAAGAGAACATTTTCTTATAAGTAGGAAAACCACCACGAGGTTGTACTAACATCTTTTTAGAATTTTTAAAATGGTGAGAAATAAAAAGATTTTTAGAAGCATTTTTTATAAACTCTTCAATCTCTGCAAAATCAAAATTATCTGCGTATTTATTTTGAACAATTATGTTCCTTTCTTCTTGCAGTAAACTCAATTTCTCTCCTTTAAGAATTTTTCTAATTCATCAAGTCCTGTATTTAAATCAACTTGATGAAATACTAAATCAAAACCATAATTTTTAAATTTTGGAACAATAACACTAGCATCACCTTCTCCAACTGCTAAGTTTCCACCTAACATAAAAACCACATCTTTTAAGTTTTTATATTTTGATTTTAGAATAGGTAAATCTCTGCACCAACCTTCTGCTTCACCATTTAATGAAGAGATTAGTAAAACATCAGCATTTGTTTCAATTACTGCATCAATAAACTCTTCTAAATAGGTATTAACACCTAAATTAAAAACTTCAAAACCTCTTGCTTGTAATGATATATCAATTAGTCTATTTGCAACTACATGAATATCGTTACCTACTACACCAATAACTACTTTCATTTTTTCAACCTAAATTTACACGTTTTTTATACTCAACAAAGGGCATGATTTTATCTAAAGAAGAGTTATAAACCCTTTAGAATACAAACCTTTTACTATTTTTTTGTTGCTAAATCAAATTTCCCAATTGCACAAGATACAAAACTTTTTGCAGTGGTAGTAGCTTTTTCAAAGCCACTTAACTCATCTGTTGTTAAGGGATATCCTAAAGTTCTAAGTTTCACTTTTAATTCTTCTTTTTTATCATCATTTATGTCTAAAGTAATTTTTCGTGGATGTACTTCTAAATCTACTTCAACTTCACCAAATTCATCTTTTAATGCTTTTATTAGTGTATTAGCACAACCACCACATTTTACATTTAAAACTTCAAATGTTTCTTTCATAATTTCTCCTTTAAAATATTAATTAATTCTTTAACAGAAGCTATTGATTTTGAGAATTCTTCTTTTTGTTGATTTTTTAAATTTAATTCTATAATTTTTTCAACACCATTTGCACCTAACATTACAGGAACACCTGACACTATATCTTCATAGCCATATTCACCATCAAGCATAACAGCACAAGGATAAATCTCTTTTTTATCTTCTAAAATTGCTTCAATCATTAGACTTGTACTATATGCGGGTGCATAATAAGCTGAACCTGTTTCTAGTAATTTTACTATTTGAGCTCCACCATTTTTTGTTTTATATACAATATCATCTATATCTTCTTTTGATAAAACTTCACTAAGTCTAACTCCTGCTACTGTTGAAAAATCAGGAAGTGGAACCATATCATCACCATGACCTCCCATAACAGAAGCCTCGATTTGTCCTTGACCATAACCTAATTTTTCAAATATAAAATGAGCCATTCTAGCACTATCTAAAATTCCAGCCATTCCAATAATCTTATTTCTTGACCAATTTGAAGCTTTTAAAGCTGTGTAAACCATTGCATCTAAAGGATTTGAAACAACTATGATTATTGCATTTGGATTATTTGGAATAATTTGTGTTATAACTGAAGTCATAATTTTTGCATTTGTAAGAAGTAAATCATCTCTACTCATTCCCGGACGTCTTGCAACTCCAGCAGTTATAACAATAACATCACAATCTTTAAATTCTTCATTATTAAGACAAGCTTTTGTTATAGTTTTACTTTTTGAAGCATTTGTTGCTTGTGAAATATCAAGTGCCATAGCCTGAACAAAATTTTCTCTTACATCTTTTAAAAGAAGAGTTGAACACATATTTTTAGTAGCAAGTGTAAAAGCTAAAGTTGAACCTACATTTCCAACTCCAATTATTCCAACAGTTTTTTTATTCAAAATATAACCTTTTAATTTTTATTTAAAATGATTATATCTTTTTGGGCATAAAAAAAGGCAAAGCTTAGCTTTGCCTTTTAGGATTTTAAAGGAATAAATTATCCAATAATTGCATTTAATGTTGCAGATGGTCTCATAGCAGCAGATGTTTTAGCATCATCTGGTAAGTAGTATCCACCCATATCTACAGGTTTACCTTGGCATTCTGTTAATTCTTTTACGATTTGAGCTTCATTTTCAGTCATAGCTTTTGCAATTGGAGTAAATTCAGCTTTTAACTCTAAATCATCATTTTGAGCTGCTAATTCTTGTGCCCAATACAAGCTTAAGAAGAAGTGAGAACCTCTGTTGTCAATTTCTCCAACTTTTCTAGCTGGCGATTTATCATTAATTAAGAAAGTTCCAGTTGCTCTATCTAAAGTATCAGCTAATACTTTTGCTTTTTTATTATTTTGTGTATTTGCTAAGTGGTCAAATGAAGCAGCTAAAGCCATAAATTCACCTAAAGAATCCCATCTTAAGTAAGCTTCTTCTTGGAATTGTTGAACGTGTTTCGGAGCAGATCCTCCAGCACCTGTTTCAAATAATCCTCCACCTTGCATTAATGGAACGATTGATAACATTTTTGCAGATGTTCCAAGTTCTAAAATTGGGAACAAGTCAGTGTTGTAATCTCTTAATACATTTCCAGTAACAGAAATAGTATCTAAACCTTTTCTCATTCTTTCTAAAGATTTTTTTGTTGCTTCAACTGGAGACATAATAGTAATATCTAATCCTGTTAAATCATGAGTTGGTAAGTATTTATTAACTTTTTTAATCATTTCAGCATCATGAGCTCTGTTTGAATCTAACCAGAAAATAGCAGGTGTATTTGATAATCTAGCTCTTGAAACTGCTAATTTAATCCAATCTTGAATTGGTGCATCTTTTGCTTGACACATTCTGAAAATATCACCAGCTTCAACATCAAATGTAAATACAACGTTTCCATCTTTGTCAATAACTTTTATTTGTCCATCAGCTTTTGCTTGGAAAGTTTTGTCATGAGAACCATATTCTTCAGCTTTTTGAGCCATTAAACCAACATTTGGAACAGTTCCAATTGTTTTAACATCTAATTTACCATTTGCTTTAAAGTCATCAACAACAGCTTTAAATGATTGTGCATAACATCTATCTGGAATCATTGCAATTGTATCTTCTTCTTTATCATCTGCATTCCACATTTTTCCACCACCTTTTAACATAGCAGGCATAGAAGCATCAACGATAACGTCAGATGGTACATGTAAGTTTGTAATTCCTTTTGCAGAGTTAACCATAGCAAGTCTTGGTTGTTTTGCATAAACAGCTGCAATATCAGCTTCAATTTCAGCTTTTTTAGCAGCATCAACTTGGTCTAATTTAGAGTATAAGTCTCCTAAACCATTATTGAAGTTTACACCTAATTCATCAAATAATTTTCCGTGTTTTTCAATTAAATCTTTGAAGTATACTTTAACAGCAAATCCAAACATAATTGGATCTGAAACTTTCATCATTGTAGCTTTTAAGTGTAAAGATAATAATACATCTTCTTTTTTAGCTCTTTCAATTGCTTTTGCATAGAAATCTTGTAACGCTTTTGCACTCATAACAGTTGCATCAATAATTTCACCAGCAAGAACTTTTGTAGAAGCTTTTAATACAGTTTCAGCACCATTAGCGTCAAAGAAAGAGATTTTTAAATCGTTTGCTTCATCAAAAGTTTTAGAAACTTCAGAACCATAGAAATCTCCACCATCCATAAATGCAACGTCAGTTTTAGAGTCTTTTGTCCATTCACCCATTCTGTGAGGGTTAGCTTTTGCATAGTTTTTAACAGCACCAGGAGCTCTTCTATCAGAGTTTCCTTCTCTTAAAACAGGATTTACAGCTGAACCTAAAATTTTTGAATATCTAGCAGTTACTTCTTCACTAGCGTCATAATTTGGTACATTGTAACCTTTTGCTTGTAATTCAGCAATT
Coding sequences:
- a CDS encoding methylaspartate mutase, whose amino-acid sequence is MSLLQEERNIIVQNKYADNFDFAEIEEFIKNASKNLFISHHFKNSKKMLVQPRGGFPTYKKMFSLYEFFVGADVDVLPCTIDSNTRLNDYATSAKMLKLSEENEVDMLNGYPLVNHGYRTTRKMMTHFDKPISLRHGTPDARLLIETALASGIFEIEGGPITYLLPYSKNFPLDKAFMYWKYVERVCANYSKLNEPINRESFGPLTATLVPPCVTIVIQLCEMLLSLEEGVKSFSVSFSQTGSMIQDIVTAKVLRKMAKVYAEQIGCGDARINLVYHQWMGAFPSNKDFSESLINTSTVIAMMVKADKIITKTRDEAFGIPTRESNAKTVANTQYTLRMLHGIPDITDEMEEEILTEEVKSIMEAVFNDKADTLWRKVFNSIKAGIIDVPYSPHIINHNEVVTVRDKNKNIRIIKRGNLPISERCFEYEKSKCDLNKDASSIVTDIIHDIGIMQW
- the glmS gene encoding methylaspartate mutase subunit S — translated: MKVVIGVVGNDIHVVANRLIDISLQARGFEVFNLGVNTYLEEFIDAVIETNADVLLISSLNGEAEGWCRDLPILKSKYKNLKDVVFMLGGNLAVGEGDASVIVPKFKNYGFDLVFHQVDLNTGLDELEKFLKERN
- a CDS encoding heavy-metal-associated domain-containing protein, encoding MKETFEVLNVKCGGCANTLIKALKDEFGEVEVDLEVHPRKITLDINDDKKEELKVKLRTLGYPLTTDELSGFEKATTTAKSFVSCAIGKFDLATKK
- a CDS encoding malate dehydrogenase; its protein translation is MNKKTVGIIGVGNVGSTLAFTLATKNMCSTLLLKDVRENFVQAMALDISQATNASKSKTITKACLNNEEFKDCDVIVITAGVARRPGMSRDDLLLTNAKIMTSVITQIIPNNPNAIIIVVSNPLDAMVYTALKASNWSRNKIIGMAGILDSARMAHFIFEKLGYGQGQIEASVMGGHGDDMVPLPDFSTVAGVRLSEVLSKEDIDDIVYKTKNGGAQIVKLLETGSAYYAPAYSTSLMIEAILEDKKEIYPCAVMLDGEYGYEDIVSGVPVMLGANGVEKIIELNLKNQQKEEFSKSIASVKELINILKEKL
- a CDS encoding NADP-dependent isocitrate dehydrogenase, coding for MSKIIYTKVDEAPALATYSFLPIIKAFTKSSGIEMVTKDISLAGRIIATFPENLTDDQKIGDHLAELGEMTQDPNANIIKLPNISASIPQLKAAIAELQAKGYNVPNYDASEEVTARYSKILGSAVNPVLREGNSDRRAPGAVKNYAKANPHRMGEWTKDSKTDVAFMDGGDFYGSEVSKTFDEANDLKISFFDANGAETVLKASTKVLAGEIIDATVMSAKALQDFYAKAIERAKKEDVLLSLHLKATMMKVSDPIMFGFAVKVYFKDLIEKHGKLFDELGVNFNNGLGDLYSKLDQVDAAKKAEIEADIAAVYAKQPRLAMVNSAKGITNLHVPSDVIVDASMPAMLKGGGKMWNADDKEEDTIAMIPDRCYAQSFKAVVDDFKANGKLDVKTIGTVPNVGLMAQKAEEYGSHDKTFQAKADGQIKVIDKDGNVVFTFDVEAGDIFRMCQAKDAPIQDWIKLAVSRARLSNTPAIFWLDSNRAHDAEMIKKVNKYLPTHDLTGLDITIMSPVEATKKSLERMRKGLDTISVTGNVLRDYNTDLFPILELGTSAKMLSIVPLMQGGGLFETGAGGSAPKHVQQFQEEAYLRWDSLGEFMALAASFDHLANTQNNKKAKVLADTLDRATGTFLINDKSPARKVGEIDNRGSHFFLSLYWAQELAAQNDDLELKAEFTPIAKAMTENEAQIVKELTECQGKPVDMGGYYLPDDAKTSAAMRPSATLNAIIG